From a region of the Sesamum indicum cultivar Zhongzhi No. 13 linkage group LG3, S_indicum_v1.0, whole genome shotgun sequence genome:
- the LOC105158344 gene encoding uncharacterized protein LOC105158344, which produces MTFCVKIKPSSFLILTTLTLVVLWFFSSPGAADAAENGVVSWGSQRSVLEGSKGGNSTSLVLAKDRTRRKDPLEDLKYYTGGWNISNEHYIASVLYTGSTLFLVGAFWFVGFGIFLLLVCMYVCCCRRRRYGYSRSAYALSLILLTLLTIAAIIGSAILYAGQEKFHDSTTSTLDYVVGQADSTVSNLKNVSNYLTAAKKVGVDQVFLPQDVQNSIDKVNSMIVSASDTLESATKDNKDDIFRYLDAVRLILIIVAAVMLALAFLGFLLSISGLQFLVYILVVIGWLLVAITFILCGVFLVLHNVVGDTCVAMNEWVNNPTAHTALDDIIPCVDPATAQEALSQSEEVTFQMVWLVNGIIANISNANLPPNAGPLYYNQSGPLVPLLCNPYNPDKTDRTCATGEVDLTNATQVWRNYKCQVSSNNICTTVGRLTPSMYDQMSGAVNVSYGLYHYGPFLTNLVDCTFVRETFTTIHQDHCPDLRHYSQWVYIGLEMVSVAVMLSLILWVLYARERRHRKYTKLVDATSAQTSFESK; this is translated from the exons ATGACGTTTTGTGTGAAGATTAAACCCTCTTCGTTTCTGATTCTGACAACGTTAACTCTCGTGGTTTTGTGGTTCTTTTCATCACCAG GAGCGGCGGATGCTGCTGAAAACGGTGTCGTTTCGTGGGGAAGCCAGAGGTCTGTTCTGGAAGGAAGCAAAGGCGGGAATTCAACGTCTTTAGTGCTGGCTAAGGATAGAACGCGTAGGAAAGATCCTCTTGAGGATCTCAAGTATTATACAGGGGGATGGAACATCAGCAATGAACATTACATAGCT TCTGTACTTTACACCGGTTCTACTCTTTTCCTCGTTGGTGCATTCTGGTTTGTCGGATTTGGAATTTTCTTGCTGCTGGTCTGTATGTATGTTTGCTGCTGCCGTCGTCGACGTTATGGCTATTCTCGATCTGCCTATGCACTATCTCTTATTTTGCTCACATTATTAACTATTGCCGCAAT AATTGGCTCTGCCATTCTTTATGCTGGACAAGAAAAGTTTCATGATAGTACTACAAGTACATTAGACTATGTTGTGGGACAAGCAGATTCCACCGTCAGCAATCTAAAAAATGTGTCGAATTATCTTACTGCTGCTAAGAAAGTTGGAGTAGATCAAGTTTTTCTTCCTCAAGATGTGCAGAACAGCATTGACAAGGTCAACAGCATGATTGTCTCTGCTTCCGACACTCTTGAAAGTGCAACGAAGGATAATAAAGATGATATATTCCGCTATTTGGATGCTGT GAGGCTAATTCTCATTATAGTAGCGGCCGTGATGCTTGCCCTGGCTTTCCTCGGCTTCC TGTTATCTATTTCTGGCCTGCAGTTTCTCGTGTACAT ATTGGTTGTCATTGGTTGGCTTCTCGTTGCAATCACTTTCATCTTGTGTGGTGTATTCCTCGTACTCCACAA TGTCGTGGGAGATACGTGTGTGGCAATGAACGAGTGGGTTAATAACCCGACTGCTCATACAGCATTAGACGACATTATCCCCTGTGTTGATCCTGCTACTGCTCAAGAAGCACTCTCCCAGAGTGAAGAAGTCACCTTCCAAATGGTTTGGCTTGTAAACGGGATCATCGCCAACATATCAAATGCTAACCTACCTCCAAATGCTGGACCTTTATACTACAATCAATCCGGTCCATTGGTGCCTCTCCTCTGCAATCCGTATAATCCCGACAAGACGGATCGAACATGCGCAACTGGTGAAGTTGACCTAACCAATGCAACGCAG GTTTGGAGGAACTACAAGTGCCAAGTCTCCAGCAACAACATCTGCACCACCGTGGGCCGTCTAACACCGAGCATGTATGATCAAATGAGCGGAGCCGTCAATGTGAGCTACGGCTTGTACCACTACGGCCCGTTCCTCACCAACCTAGTCGACTGCACATTCGTTCGAGAAACCTTCACTACAATACACCAGGATCACTGCCCAGACCTAAGACATTACAGCCAGTGGGTTTACATTGGTCTCGAGATGGTGTCAGTTGCAGTTATGCTTTCTCTGATCCTCTGGGTGCTGTACGCACGAGAAAGGCGCCATCGGAAGTACACCAAGCTCGTCGACGCTACCTCAGCCCAAACCTCTTTCGAAAGTAAATGA
- the LOC105158524 gene encoding uncharacterized protein LOC105158524 yields MDSRNYYGSSSSPGRACLCSPTSHPGSFRCSLHRSPTQKEPAAEKNRVLELEASSTSSRMSKMGIVKAFVMKLIKPSTNDNLPRRRNFQPKPTRFFDPNS; encoded by the coding sequence ATGGATTCAAGAAACTATTATGGGTCATCGTCTTCACCCGGGCGTGCATGCCTCTGCTCCCCCACCTCGCACCCGGGTTCATTCCGGTGCAGCCTTCACCGGAGCCCTACCCAGAAAGAACCAGCTGCTGAAAAGAACCGGGTCTTGGAGCTGGAGGCATCCAGCACTTCTTCCAGGATGTCCAAAATGGGCATTGTGAAGGCATTCGTGATGAAGTTGATAAAGCCTTCCACCAATGATAATCTTCCCAGGAGGAGGAATTTCCAACCCAAGCCCACCCGCTTTTTTGACCCGAAttcttga
- the LOC105158522 gene encoding putative UPF0481 protein At3g02645 produces MSFFQHNMLTSLTSNFDERQWVKQIRQTLDEELDEETETPVTIFAVPKTLFISCPDYYIPQQVAIGPYHHLRAELYDMERYKVAAAKRNQRELNNLKLQGIVDHLIKFEFRIRACYHRPVSLGGEALAWLLAVDVSFLLEFFEVCGVKKGRMLTKLPSRLAHLVDLSGNKVAHDAILKDIVMLENQVPLFVLRMVLECQFSSLDLADEVLLDMLMELSGEVSPFEMAKAGCRKIEVKECAHLLDFLYRFIVPAEPDVASETIEIHDEEDGETEGLENKNSLAEPSHLRLFLAEVWGILSKLKAGPVGWIKTLVCSKPIRVFVKLPWTILSKIPVIKLLKEPVEHIFNAYQKENKEKTDDQESSSSISKKNRLPLLDEIKIPSVTQLSEVGVQFVPIHEGITSIKFDAKTLTFYIPVINLDVYSEVVLRNLVAYEACSASGPLFLTRYVELMNGIVDTDLDAKFLCGRGIIINHLKSEGEVAELWNGMSQSIRLTKVPSLDQLIGDVNKFYDGRWKVKYVKFMKQYVYGSWRILTFLAAIMLLLLTILQAFCQVYTCSRIFPIKGLEPVLNRR; encoded by the coding sequence ATGTCTTTCTTCCAACACAACATGCTCACAAGCTTAACCTCAAACTTCGACGAACGACAATGGGTTAAACAGATTCGTCAAACCCTAGATGAAGAGCTGGACGAAGAGACTGAAACCCCAGTGACAATCTTCGCTGTTCCCAAAACCCTATTCATCAGTTGTCCTGATTATTACATCCCACAGCAAGTTGCCATTGGCCCGTATCACCATTTGCGGGCCGAGCTCTACGACATGGAGAGGTACAAAGTTGCTGCTGCTAAAAGAAATCAGAGAGAGCTCAACAACCTCAAGCTCCAAGGTATCGTTGATCATCTCATCAAATTCGAGTTCAGGATTCGGGCCTGCTATCACAGGCCCGTAAGTCTTGGCGGGGAAGCTCTGGCCTGGCTGTTGGCCGTCGATGTCTCGTTCTTGCTCGAGTTTTTTGAGGTTTGTGGTGTCAAGAAAGGTAGGATGCTGACTAAACTCCCGTCAAGATTAGCACATTTGGTGGATTTATCGGGCAACAAGGTCGCCCACGATGCGATTCTTAAAGATATTGTGATGCTCGAGAATCAGGTCCCGTTGTTTGTGTTGAGAATGGTGTTGGAATGTCAGTTTTCGTCCCTGGATTTGGCGGATGAAGTCCTGCTTGACATGCTGATGGAGCTCAGTGGAGAGGTGTCCCCATTCGAGATGGCCAAGGCCGGCTGTAGGAAGATTGAAGTGAAAGAGTGCGCTCATTTGCTAGACTTCTTGTACCGTTTCATCGTGCCGGCGGAACCAGATGTTGCGTCTGAAACAATTGAAATTCATGACGAAGAAGATGGAGAAACGGAAGGTCTCGAGAACAAGAACTCGTTAGCGGAGCCTAGTCACCTGAGGCTGTTTCTTGCCGAGGTATGGGGAATCCTTTCCAAACTAAAAGCAGGGCCTGTGGGATGGATCAAGACCTTGGTTTGCTCTAAACCTATCAGAGTGTTTGTGAAATTGCCTTGGACGATTCTTTCGAAAATCCCAGTGATCAAATTGCTGAAAGAACCTGTTGAACACATTTTCAACGCCTACCAGAAGGAAAACAAGGAGAAGACAGACGATCAAGAATCAAGCTCGAGTATTAGCAAGAAGAACAGGCTCCCGTTGCTGGATGAGATCAAAATCCCGTCAGTCACTCAGCTCTCTGAAGTTGGAGTGCAATTTGTGCCCATTCATGAAGGGATCACAAGCATCAAATTCGACGCCAAAACACTTACATTTTACATCCCTGTCATAAACTTGGATGTGTATTCAGAGGTGGTCTTGAGAAACTTGGTGGCATACGAGGCCTGCAGCGCTTCCGGCCCGTTGTTTCTTACCCGATACGTAGAGTTGATGAACGGAATTGTCGACACGGATTTGGACGCAAAGTTTCTTTGTGGAAGAGGGATCATAATCAACCATTTGAAGAGTGAAGGGGAGGTGGCTGAGTTGTGGAATGGCATGAGTCAGTCCATTAGATTGACGAAGGTGCCCTCCTTGGATCAACTGATTGGAGATGTCAACAAGTTTTATGACGGGAGATGGAAGgttaaatatgtgaaattcATGAAGCAATATGTGTACGGATCTTGGAGGATTCTCACGTTTCTTGCTGCTATTATGCTCTTGCTGCTCACGATTTTACAGGCATTTTGCCAGGTTTACACATGTAGTCGCATTTTCCCCATCAAAGGCCTTGAACCCGTCTTGAATCGCCGGTAG
- the LOC105158523 gene encoding putative UPF0481 protein At3g02645 produces the protein MPFFEQNLLRSSTANFDERKWVDEIRKTLDEEIEEETEIPVTIFAVPKTLFISDPNSYTPQEVAIGPYHHLRAELYDMETYKVAAAKRNQGELKNLKLQHIVAHLSELELKIRACYHRPVSFGSEALAWMMAVDVSFLFEFFEVCGVRKGKILTKVPSRLAHLISLSGHKTTHNAILRDIMMLENQIPLFVIKMLLKFQFSFPDEVLFDMLMELSQEVSPFKMADAAAGRKIEVKDCAHLLDFLYRFIVPLPMKSDASDAANIDLQDEEEGGEQADHETSKTPFSEPSHLRQLLSELWRILSRLSVRPMRLIKRMIFSRPVKVFVKLPWTILSKIPVIKLLKEPVERVFTFFQQDKEKKGDEQESSSTSSNTSKLPLLEEIKIPSVIQLSEVGVQFVPIHEGITSIKFDAKTLTFYIPIIKLDVNSEVVLRNLVAYEACSASGPLVLTRYIELMNGIIDTDLDARFLCRKEIIINHLKSEKEVADLWNGMSKSIRLTKVPPLDDLIGEVNNYYKGRWKVKLGRFMKKYVFASWRILTFLATILLLMLMSLQAFCQVYNCSRLFRIKALEPAFAPQ, from the coding sequence ATGCCTTTCTTCGAACAGAACTTGCTGAGAAGCTCAACCGCAAACTTCGACGAACGAAAATGGGTTGACGAGATCCGTAAAACCCTAGATGAAGAGATAGAGGAAGAAACTGAAATCCCCGTCACCATCTTCGCTGTTCCCAAAACCCTATTCATCAGTGACCCCAATTCTTACACCCCGCAGGAAGTTGCCATCGGCCCTTATCACCATTTGCGGGCCGAGCTCTATGACATGGAGACATACAAAGTTGCTGCTGCTAAAAGAAATCAGGGGGAGCTCAAAAACCTCAAGCTCCAACATATCGTTGCTCATCTGAGCGAATTGGAGCTTAAGATTCGGGCCTGCTATCACAGGCCCGTAAGCTTTGGCAGCGAAGCATTGGCCTGGATGATGGCCGTCGACGTGTCTTTCTTGTTTGAGTTTTTTGAAGTTTGTGGTGTCAGGAAAGGTAAGATTCTAACAAAAGTCCCGTCAAGATTGGCACATTTGATCAGCTTATCGGGACATAAGACTACCCATAATGCCATTCTTAGAGATATCATGATGCTCGAGAATCAAATTCCATTGTTTGTGATCAAAATGCTGTTGAAGTTTCAGTTTTCCTTTCCAGATGAAGTCCTGTTTGATATGTTGATGGAACTCAGTCAAGAGGTCTCGCCATTCAAGATGGCGGACGCTGCTGCCGGGAGGAAGATTGAAGTGAAAGATTGTGCTCATTTACTAGACTTCCTGTACCGTTTCATCGTGCCACTGCCGATGAAATCAGATGCATCTGATGCTGCAAATATCGACCTACAGGATGAAGAAGAAGGTGGAGAGCAGGCAGATCATGAGACGAGCAAGACTCCATTTTCGGAGCCAAGTCACTTGCGGCAGCTTCTTTCTGAGTTATGGCGAATCCTTTCTAGATTAAGTGTAAGGCCCATGAGATTGATAAAGAGGATGATCTTCTCTAGACCTGTCAAAGTGTTTGTGAAATTGCCATGGACAATTCTTTCCAAAATCCCTGTGATAAAACTGCTGAAAGAGCCTGTTGAACGCGTGTTCACCTTCTTTCAACAGGATAAGGAGAAGAAAGGTGACGAGCAAGAATCGAGCTCGACTAGCAGCAACACAAGCAAGCTTCCACTGCTGGAAGAGATCAAAATCCCCTCAGTCATTCAGCTTTCTGAAGTCGGGGTGCAATTTGTGCCTATTCATGAAGGGATCACGAGCATCAAATTCGACGCGAAAACTCTAACGTTTTACATCCCTATCATCAAGTTAGACGTGAACTCTGAGGTGGTCTTGAGGAACTTGGTGGCATACGAGGCTTGCAGTGCTTCGGGCCCTTTGGTTCTAACCCGATACATAGAGTTGATGAACGGAATCATCGACACAGATTTGGACGCAAGATTTCTCTGCCGGAAAGAGATAATCATCAACCATCTGAAGAGTGAGAAGGAGGTGGCTGACCTGTGGAACGGTATGAGCAAGTCCATTAGATTGACGAAGGTGCCCCCCTTGGATGACCTGATTGGAGAAGTGAACAACTATTACAAAGGGAGATGGAAGGTTAAATTGGGGAGATTCATGAAGAAATATGTGTTTGCTTCTTGGAGAATTCTCACGTTTCTTGCAACTATTCTGCTCTTGATGCTCATGAGTTTACAGGCATTTTGCCAAGTTTATAACTGCAGTCGCCTTTTCCGTATCAAAGCCCTTGAACCTGCCTTTGCTCCGCAGTGA
- the LOC105158345 gene encoding uncharacterized protein LOC105158345, producing the protein MEASSKDRSSQGTTFHSHFQRSLSPSGRFCYSSISTSSASTFSTRPEPVLARPTSPTRVSLGRSVSPSSSVRFFASRRQPIASHHHQKQSHRSLNSGPKKTCMCSPTTHPGSFRCSLHKNSIVPGYGTGNHTSSSSSYRSSHHLNMRRSAMTNSLVRIGTVEGDLVKRALAALIRPSSHSLRRRADFQPRPSRLSVMSKAEDL; encoded by the coding sequence ATGGAAGCGTCCTCAAAAGACAGATCCTCACAAGGTACAACCTTCCACAGCCACTTCCAACGATCTCTCTCCCCATCTGGCCGATTTTGCTACTCTTCCATCTCCACGTCATCAGCCTCCACCTTCTCCACCCGACCCGAACCCGTTCTCGCCCGACCCACCAGCCCTACCCGTGTCAGCCTCGGCAGATCCGTCTCCCCGTCCTCGTCGGTTCGGTTCTTCGCCTCTAGAAGACAACCAATCGCCTCGCACCATCATCAGAAGCAGAGCCACCGATCCTTGAATTCGGGTCCGAAGAAGACGTGCATGTGTTCCCCCACGACGCACCCAGGGTCCTTCCGGTGCAGCCTTCACAAGAACAGTATAGTCCCGGGGTACGGTACCGGCAACCATACGTCGTCTTCGTCGTCGTATCGATCCAGTCATCATCTGAATATGCGGCGATCGGCGATGACCAACTCCTTGGTCCGAATCGGAACAGTTGAAGGGGATTTGGTGAAGAGAGCCCTAGCGGCGCTGATTCGCCCGTCCTCGCATAGCTTGCGCCGGCGAGCTGACTTCCAGCCCCGCCCTAGCCGACTCTCAGTGATGTCAAAAGCCGAAGACTTATAG